A window of Brachyhypopomus gauderio isolate BG-103 unplaced genomic scaffold, BGAUD_0.2 sc130, whole genome shotgun sequence contains these coding sequences:
- the LOC143499019 gene encoding uncharacterized protein LOC143499019 — protein MMTLNPEANPNISNAPETNPSSAHAPETNTSSAHTLETNISCSDEAEPTYTLNLTPVTSEEENSTVVLNLEVKSSSSDAPETSPFSSDGPEANHSSSDAPTEAHGSSSDELNQILSPVTSGNENSTDKHPFKKRTREVMPNVSSSTFDPTFPCKKRRININPSECPIHTMADNYPVQNILSQRVSKEGTKEVKVRWQQCSGCGIKWKDTCEPFSKIFPQ, from the exons ATGA TGACTCTTAATCCAGAAGCCAACCCCAACATTTCAAATGCTCCTGAGACCAACCCCAGCTCTGCACATGCTCCTGAGACCAACACCAGCTCTGCCCATACTCTTGAGACCAACATCAGCTGTTCAGATGAAGCTGAACCTACATACACCTTAAATCTTACTCCTGTTACATCTGAAGAGGAAAATTCCACAG TGGTTCTTAATCTGGAAGTCAAGTCCAGCTCTTCAGATGCTCCTGAGACCAGCCCCTTCTCTTCAGATGGTCCTGAGGCTAACCACAGCTCTTCAGATGCTCCTACTGAGGCCCACGGCAGCTCTTCAGATGAACTCAATCAAATTCTCTCCCCTGTTACATCTGGAAATGAGAATTCCACAGACAAGCACCCCTTCAAGAAAAGAACACGAGAAGTCATGCCAAATG TGTCCAGCTCCACATTTGATCCTACTTTTCCCTGCAAGAAAAGAAGAATAAATATCAACCCAAGTG AATGCCCTATCCACACTATGGCTGACAACTACCCAGTCCAAAACATTTTATCACAGAGGGTATCAAAAGAG GGCACAAAAGAGGTCAAAGTTCGTTGGCAGCAGTGTTCTGGATG TGGCATCAAGTGGAAAGACACATGTGAGCCTTTCAGCAAGATATTCCCCCAGTAA